A single region of the Armatimonadota bacterium genome encodes:
- a CDS encoding CAP domain-containing protein — protein MSQGEMVAALRRALLLVLLLTGTLASSWGPGVLGTDTRVRYALPARRPDARANVVLEQRVIDLVNHERTLAGVRALLPDPALRESARAHGREMFTFGYLSHYSLDGRSVRDRLAAAGVRVTLVGENLAYATDVLAAHQALMASPAHRRNILSPVWRVIGVGVLDGGEDGVIVVQAFAR, from the coding sequence ATGTCCCAGGGCGAGATGGTGGCCGCCCTTCGCCGCGCCCTGCTCCTCGTCCTCCTCCTGACCGGCACCCTGGCCTCGTCTTGGGGCCCGGGCGTCCTCGGCACCGACACCCGGGTCCGCTACGCCCTGCCCGCCCGGCGGCCCGACGCCCGTGCCAATGTCGTCCTGGAGCAGCGGGTGATCGACCTGGTGAACCATGAGCGCACCCTCGCCGGCGTGCGCGCGCTCCTGCCCGATCCGGCGCTGCGGGAGAGCGCCCGGGCGCACGGCCGCGAGATGTTCACCTTCGGCTACCTCTCCCACTACTCCCTGGACGGCCGGTCGGTCCGCGACCGGCTGGCCGCCGCAGGAGTGCGGGTCACGCTGGTGGGGGAGAACCTGGCCTACGCCACGGACGTGCTGGCGGCCCATCAGGCGCTCATGGCCAGCCCCGCGCACCGCCGCAACATCCTCTCGCCGGTCTGGCGGGTGATCGGCGTCGGGGTCCTCGACGGCGGCGAGGACGGCGTCATCGTCGTCCAGGCCTTCGCCCGCTGA
- the ubiE gene encoding bifunctional demethylmenaquinone methyltransferase/2-methoxy-6-polyprenyl-1,4-benzoquinol methylase UbiE — translation MPLTGLAAGRRLLPPQSRVAYVRVMFSAIAPRYDLTNTVISVGLHRRWKRETVRLLAPPPGARVVDVCCGTGDLARLLAEAVGTQGQVVGVDFAAPMVRLARRRRRQGDGARPSPGGGTAASIAYLVGDALTLPFPDATFDGVTVGFGLRNLADPLAGLRELRRVLRPGGRLAVLEFARVRRPLLRALYDLYSFTLLATLGRLVSRHPDAYLYLPVSVRHWPDQAGVLKMMGEAGFQDPRARDLAGGIVAVYTAQA, via the coding sequence GTGCCCCTGACCGGCCTGGCTGCAGGCCGCCGCCTGCTCCCGCCGCAGTCCCGGGTCGCCTACGTGCGGGTGATGTTCAGCGCCATCGCCCCCCGGTACGACCTGACCAACACGGTGATCAGCGTCGGGCTGCACCGGCGGTGGAAGCGGGAGACGGTACGGCTCCTGGCCCCGCCCCCGGGCGCGCGCGTCGTGGACGTCTGCTGCGGCACCGGCGACCTGGCCCGGCTCCTGGCTGAGGCTGTGGGCACCCAGGGACAGGTGGTCGGCGTCGACTTTGCCGCCCCGATGGTCCGCCTGGCCAGGCGCCGGAGGCGGCAGGGGGACGGCGCCCGGCCCTCCCCGGGAGGAGGAACGGCGGCCTCTATCGCCTACCTGGTGGGCGACGCCCTGACCCTGCCCTTCCCCGATGCCACCTTCGATGGGGTGACGGTCGGCTTCGGGCTGCGCAACCTGGCCGACCCGCTGGCCGGACTGCGGGAGTTGCGGCGGGTCCTGCGTCCGGGCGGGCGCCTGGCCGTCCTGGAGTTTGCCCGCGTCCGTCGTCCACTGCTCCGGGCCCTCTACGACCTCTACTCCTTCACCCTGCTGGCCACGCTCGGCCGGCTCGTCTCCCGCCACCCCGACGCCTACCTGTACCTGCCGGTCTCGGTGCGCCACTGGCCCGACCAGGCCGGGGTGCTCAAGATGATGGGGGAGGCGGGGTTTCAGGATCCCCGGGCACGCGACCTGGCCGGCGGCATCGTGGCCGTCTACACGGCGCAGGCCTGA
- the mutM gene encoding bifunctional DNA-formamidopyrimidine glycosylase/DNA-(apurinic or apyrimidinic site) lyase, giving the protein MPELPDVEVVARRLRPRLVGRRIEGLAYLAPPTPAGRLAVRSPDRETFARQVRGRRVTRVGRRGKYLLLSLEGGDVLAVHLRMTGDLIVAPRREPRPPHTRLALALDGEEELRFVDQRRFGHVDLLPDGRVQASLGPLGLEPLGRALTPARLRALLRGRRGTLKPLLLRQDLIAGIGNIYADEILFQARLHPARRVEQLGPAEIRRLHQAIRRVLGRAVRAGMREGEPAGDLLRVRDRAGSCPRCRGRLAVVRLGGRGTVFCPRCQPPAVSVPRHRGMESRGGR; this is encoded by the coding sequence ATGCCGGAACTCCCCGACGTCGAGGTGGTCGCCCGCAGGCTGCGGCCGCGGCTGGTGGGCCGGCGGATCGAGGGGCTGGCCTACCTGGCCCCGCCGACCCCTGCCGGCCGGCTGGCGGTCCGCTCGCCCGACCGCGAGACCTTCGCCAGGCAGGTGCGCGGCCGGCGGGTGACCCGCGTCGGCCGCCGCGGCAAGTACCTCCTCCTGTCCCTCGAGGGCGGGGACGTGCTGGCGGTGCACCTGCGCATGACCGGGGACCTGATCGTGGCCCCGCGCCGGGAGCCCCGGCCTCCGCACACGCGGCTGGCCCTGGCCCTCGATGGAGAGGAGGAGCTGCGCTTCGTGGACCAGCGGCGGTTCGGCCACGTCGACCTCCTGCCAGACGGCCGCGTGCAGGCCTCCCTGGGGCCGCTCGGGCTTGAGCCGCTCGGCCGGGCCCTCACGCCGGCGCGGCTGCGCGCGCTCCTGCGGGGCCGGCGCGGCACGCTCAAGCCCCTGCTGCTGCGCCAGGACCTGATCGCCGGCATCGGGAATATCTATGCTGACGAGATCCTCTTCCAGGCGCGGCTCCACCCAGCCCGACGGGTGGAGCAGCTGGGGCCTGCGGAGATCCGTCGACTCCACCAGGCGATTCGCCGCGTCCTTGGCCGCGCGGTGCGGGCGGGGATGCGGGAGGGGGAGCCGGCGGGTGACCTCCTGCGGGTGCGGGATCGGGCGGGATCCTGCCCCCGGTGCCGGGGACGCCTCGCGGTCGTGCGGCTCGGCGGGCGAGGGACCGTCTTCTGTCCTCGCTGCCAGCCTCCGGCGGTCTCGGTCCCCAGGCATCGGGGTATGGAATCGCGGGGGGGACGATGA
- a CDS encoding IreB family regulatory phosphoprotein — MTEQERTGVFRLGAPPLRDVRDVLAYVYAALAEKGYNPVDQIVGYLLSGDPTYITSHRDARTVIRQVDRLALLEELVRTYVQERLHP; from the coding sequence ATGACGGAGCAGGAGCGCACGGGCGTCTTCCGGCTGGGGGCGCCACCCCTGCGGGACGTCCGCGACGTCCTGGCCTACGTCTACGCGGCGCTCGCGGAAAAGGGGTACAACCCGGTGGACCAGATCGTCGGCTACCTCCTCTCGGGTGACCCCACCTACATCACCAGCCACCGCGACGCCCGCACCGTGATCCGCCAGGTCGACCGCCTGGCGCTGCTCGAGGAGCTGGTGCGCACCTACGTCCAGGAGCGCCTGCACCCCTGA
- the murA gene encoding UDP-N-acetylglucosamine 1-carboxyvinyltransferase has translation MERIVINGGHPLRGTVRVSGAKNSSLAVMVAACLAPDVSVLENVPHCQDVLTLSEILQGLGVRIDFAGGRMVIDARELRGHRPAYDLVRRMRASFYTAGLLLGRLGRAEVPLPGGCSIGSRPVDFHMRGFAALGAEVTTEHGYMKATLGRRTRLRATQFYVPRSSVGTTINLMMAASLARGTTRLQNAAREPEVVDTAVFLNLMGARVRGAGTDTITIQGVPALHGAQYAIIPDRIEAGTYLLCGVATGGDVQVAGLIPEHLQALLAKLAEAGAEILVEPDGVRVRVTGELSGVDVDTAPYPGFATDLHPPLVAALTRARGVSTVRETIYESRFGYVDELRRLGADIRLDGDTVHVHGVPTLTGAPVEALDIRAGAAVVIGGLAATGTTEVSGIENIDRGYEGMVAKLRGLGAQVFRVGGEVALEVV, from the coding sequence GTGGAACGGATCGTCATCAACGGGGGCCACCCGCTGCGCGGCACCGTCCGGGTCTCCGGTGCCAAGAACTCCTCGCTGGCCGTCATGGTGGCGGCCTGTCTCGCCCCCGACGTCTCGGTGCTGGAGAACGTCCCCCACTGCCAGGACGTCCTCACCCTGAGCGAGATCCTGCAGGGCCTGGGCGTGCGCATCGACTTCGCCGGCGGGCGCATGGTCATCGACGCCCGCGAGCTGCGCGGCCACCGGCCGGCCTACGACTTGGTGCGTCGGATGCGGGCCTCCTTCTACACGGCCGGGCTGCTGCTCGGGCGCCTGGGCCGGGCCGAGGTGCCGCTGCCGGGCGGGTGCTCCATCGGCTCGCGCCCGGTGGACTTCCACATGCGCGGCTTCGCCGCGCTGGGCGCCGAGGTGACCACCGAGCACGGCTACATGAAGGCGACCCTCGGCCGGCGCACCCGGCTGCGGGCCACGCAGTTCTACGTCCCCCGCAGCAGCGTAGGCACGACCATCAACCTGATGATGGCCGCCAGCCTGGCCCGCGGCACCACCCGGCTGCAGAACGCCGCCCGCGAGCCCGAGGTGGTCGACACCGCCGTCTTCCTGAACCTCATGGGCGCCCGCGTGCGCGGCGCCGGCACGGATACCATCACCATCCAGGGGGTCCCGGCGCTGCACGGCGCCCAGTACGCGATCATCCCCGACCGCATCGAGGCCGGCACCTACCTGCTCTGCGGCGTCGCCACCGGGGGGGACGTCCAGGTGGCCGGGCTCATCCCCGAGCACCTGCAGGCGCTGCTGGCGAAGCTGGCGGAGGCGGGGGCGGAGATCCTGGTGGAACCGGACGGGGTGCGCGTGCGCGTCACGGGTGAGCTGAGCGGCGTGGACGTGGACACCGCCCCCTACCCGGGCTTCGCCACCGACCTCCACCCGCCGCTCGTCGCCGCGCTGACCCGCGCCCGCGGCGTCTCCACCGTGCGCGAGACCATCTACGAGTCGCGCTTCGGGTACGTCGACGAGCTGCGTCGGCTCGGCGCCGACATCCGCCTCGACGGGGATACCGTGCACGTCCACGGTGTCCCGACCCTCACCGGGGCCCCCGTCGAGGCCCTCGACATCCGGGCCGGCGCGGCCGTCGTCATCGGCGGACTGGCGGCGACGGGGACGACCGAGGTCAGCGGCATCGAGAACATCGACCGCGGCTACGAGGGGATGGTGGCGAAGCTGCGGGGGCTGGGGGCTCAGGTCTTCCGCGTCGGCGGCGAGGTCGCCCTGGAAGTCGTCTGA
- a CDS encoding sensor domain-containing diguanylate cyclase, with product MADRPQPDPDPQASLPQIVQNALPGLLDVARRLLRPRNLREVLEEILDQIVGLFGYSIAAVLLVDEPARELYIEAHRSVDPAFAATRRFRIGTEGIVGHVAATGEAFYAPDVRREPRYVEGAAGVQSELALPLVVDGRVIGVLDVESTAEDDFPPTVRAVLEAFATLAALAIVRARRDDELTAQALRDGLTGLVNHRGLWEALQRELARMERTGEEVAVVLFEVDRFKQVNDRYGHLAGDAVLRAVADVLRTSSRGMDLAARFGGDEFVTVLPRASSAVAVEVADRIRRRIAALEVQGIRVTVSAGVAVAPEHGRNPDDLLEAADRAMYAAKRAGGNLVGTPGPAIVLVGESTL from the coding sequence ATGGCCGACCGGCCCCAGCCTGACCCGGACCCCCAGGCGTCCCTCCCGCAGATCGTGCAGAACGCCCTGCCCGGGCTCCTCGATGTGGCCCGCCGCCTGCTCCGCCCGCGCAACCTGCGCGAGGTCCTGGAGGAGATCCTCGACCAGATCGTCGGCCTCTTCGGCTACAGCATCGCCGCCGTCCTGCTGGTCGACGAGCCCGCCCGCGAGCTCTACATCGAGGCGCACCGCAGCGTCGACCCCGCCTTCGCGGCCACGCGCCGCTTCCGCATCGGCACGGAGGGGATCGTCGGGCACGTGGCTGCCACGGGCGAGGCCTTCTACGCCCCCGACGTCCGCCGGGAGCCCCGCTACGTCGAGGGGGCAGCCGGAGTGCAGTCGGAGCTGGCCCTGCCGCTGGTGGTGGACGGGCGGGTGATCGGCGTCCTGGACGTGGAGAGCACGGCGGAGGACGACTTCCCCCCGACGGTGCGCGCCGTCCTGGAGGCGTTCGCCACGCTGGCCGCGCTGGCCATCGTGCGGGCCCGCCGCGACGACGAGCTCACCGCCCAGGCCCTGCGCGACGGGCTCACCGGGCTGGTGAACCACCGGGGCCTGTGGGAGGCGCTGCAGCGGGAACTGGCACGGATGGAGCGCACCGGTGAGGAAGTCGCGGTGGTGCTCTTCGAGGTGGACCGGTTCAAGCAGGTGAACGACCGCTACGGCCACCTGGCCGGCGACGCCGTGCTGCGGGCGGTGGCGGACGTCCTGCGCACCAGCAGCCGGGGGATGGACCTGGCCGCCCGCTTCGGCGGGGACGAGTTCGTCACGGTGTTGCCGCGGGCCTCTTCGGCCGTGGCGGTCGAGGTGGCCGACCGCATCCGCCGGCGCATCGCCGCCCTGGAGGTCCAGGGGATCCGCGTGACGGTGAGCGCCGGGGTGGCCGTGGCCCCCGAGCACGGCCGGAACCCCGACGACCTGCTGGAGGCGGCGGACCGGGCCATGTACGCGGCCAAGCGCGCGGGCGGCAACCTGGTGGGGACGCCCGGTCCGGCGATCGTCCTCGTCGGCGAGTCCACCCTGTGA
- a CDS encoding HAD family hydrolase — MAEARPALEPALLFDLDGTLVDSVYQHVLAWREALEAVGIELAVWRIHRRIGMSGGLFINALLREIGRSVTAEEVARIQRLHQEAYGRLVSQVRPLPGARALLAHLTRMGVPWAVATSGRRESAAPALQLLEIPPGVPVITRDLVTRAKPDPDLFLAAAERLGVPITSCVVVGDSVWDLLAARRARALGVGLLSGGYGEDELHRAGAYRVYEDPADLRRHLDEVGIRPVD; from the coding sequence ATGGCGGAGGCCCGCCCCGCCCTGGAGCCCGCGCTGCTCTTCGACCTGGACGGCACGCTGGTGGACAGCGTCTACCAGCACGTCCTGGCCTGGCGGGAAGCGCTCGAGGCGGTGGGCATCGAGCTGGCGGTGTGGCGCATCCACCGCCGCATCGGCATGAGCGGCGGGCTCTTCATCAACGCGCTCCTGCGGGAGATCGGCCGGTCCGTGACCGCGGAGGAGGTGGCGCGCATCCAGCGGCTGCACCAGGAGGCGTATGGCCGCCTGGTGTCACAGGTGCGCCCGCTGCCGGGGGCCCGGGCGCTGCTGGCCCACCTCACCCGCATGGGCGTCCCCTGGGCCGTGGCGACGAGCGGCCGCCGGGAGAGTGCCGCTCCGGCGCTTCAGCTGCTGGAGATCCCCCCGGGCGTCCCGGTGATCACCCGCGACCTGGTCACGCGCGCGAAGCCCGACCCCGACCTCTTTCTCGCCGCGGCGGAGCGCCTGGGGGTGCCGATCACCTCCTGCGTGGTGGTCGGCGACAGCGTCTGGGACCTGCTGGCGGCGCGCCGCGCCCGGGCGCTGGGCGTGGGACTCCTCTCGGGCGGCTATGGCGAGGACGAGCTCCACCGCGCCGGCGCGTACCGCGTCTACGAGGACCCGGCCGACCTGCGCCGGCACCTGGACGAGGTCGGCATCCGCCCCGTGGACTGA
- a CDS encoding C4-type zinc ribbon domain-containing protein, producing the protein MAEVPEPPATTPDVGAEVAPRLLYRLQQLDSRLAWVAERLRALGPDAEVEARVRVAGEALRAGEDALAATQREIRTLELALQSTVAKRLRVEQDLYAGRIRNPKELAAMQEEVEALKRQARRLEDAILEQMERAEGLLGDLRGLTDAAAAARREWEEREAAATRERAALEAELARLTAARDALAAAIEEPLRRRYERLRERLGGVAVAAARRGICEGCHVVLPEARVRRLAEEPETLLTCERCGRILVLADGGA; encoded by the coding sequence ATGGCCGAGGTCCCTGAGCCGCCGGCGACGACGCCCGACGTGGGTGCCGAGGTCGCACCACGCCTGCTCTACCGCCTGCAGCAACTCGACTCCCGCCTGGCCTGGGTCGCGGAGCGCCTGCGCGCGCTCGGCCCCGATGCCGAGGTGGAGGCGCGGGTGCGGGTTGCCGGAGAGGCCCTGCGGGCGGGAGAGGATGCGCTGGCGGCCACCCAGCGGGAGATCCGGACCCTCGAGCTGGCACTGCAGTCGACGGTGGCCAAACGGCTGCGGGTGGAGCAGGACCTCTACGCCGGTCGCATCCGGAACCCGAAGGAACTGGCCGCCATGCAGGAGGAGGTGGAGGCGCTGAAGCGCCAGGCCCGTCGCCTGGAGGACGCCATCCTCGAGCAGATGGAGCGGGCCGAGGGCCTGCTGGGGGACCTGCGGGGCCTCACGGACGCGGCCGCCGCCGCCAGGCGGGAGTGGGAGGAGCGCGAGGCGGCGGCGACACGCGAGCGGGCGGCGCTGGAAGCGGAGCTGGCCCGGCTCACCGCGGCGCGCGACGCCCTCGCCGCTGCCATCGAGGAACCGCTGCGGCGACGCTACGAGCGGCTGCGGGAGCGCCTGGGCGGGGTGGCCGTCGCGGCTGCGCGGCGCGGGATCTGCGAGGGGTGCCACGTGGTGCTGCCGGAAGCGCGGGTGCGCCGGCTGGCGGAGGAGCCGGAGACGCTCCTGACCTGTGAGCGGTGCGGGCGCATCCTGGTCCTGGCGGACGGCGGGGCATGA
- a CDS encoding reverse transcriptase-like protein has product MKRVLYVDGASRGNPGPAAIGVVIQDERGRTLEELGEAIGEATNNVAEYRALLRGLDAVLRMGADEVEIRSDSQLLVRQLTGRYQVKSPGLRPLYEQVRLRLGQFRHRTVTYVPREANRRADELANRALGPVAPRALDLTVLLEASPEGVRATVPALPGVAILARTREEALQHIRALAEQAVRDLLGRGAPLPQEERIRVLLPPIVRPATSAGGPSPPESG; this is encoded by the coding sequence ATGAAGCGGGTCCTGTACGTCGACGGGGCCTCGCGTGGCAACCCGGGCCCGGCCGCCATCGGGGTGGTCATCCAGGACGAGCGGGGTCGCACGCTGGAGGAGCTGGGAGAGGCCATCGGCGAGGCCACCAACAACGTGGCGGAGTACCGGGCGCTGCTCCGCGGGCTGGACGCGGTGCTGCGGATGGGGGCCGATGAGGTCGAGATCCGCTCCGACAGCCAGTTGCTGGTCCGGCAACTCACCGGTCGCTACCAGGTGAAGAGTCCCGGTCTGCGGCCGCTGTACGAGCAGGTCCGACTTCGGCTGGGACAATTCCGGCACCGGACCGTGACGTACGTGCCCCGCGAAGCCAACCGGCGCGCCGATGAGCTGGCAAACCGGGCCCTGGGCCCCGTTGCCCCGCGCGCACTCGACCTGACGGTCCTGCTGGAAGCGAGTCCCGAGGGCGTGCGGGCCACCGTCCCGGCATTGCCGGGCGTGGCCATCCTCGCGCGTACGCGGGAGGAGGCGCTCCAGCACATCCGAGCCCTGGCCGAGCAGGCCGTGCGGGACCTCCTGGGCCGGGGAGCGCCGCTCCCGCAGGAGGAACGCATCCGCGTCCTCCTCCCACCCATTGTCCGCCCTGCGACGAGCGCGGGCGGGCCTTCGCCACCCGAATCCGGGTGA